From Corticium candelabrum chromosome 13, ooCorCand1.1, whole genome shotgun sequence, a single genomic window includes:
- the LOC134188586 gene encoding bifunctional 3'-5' exonuclease/ATP-dependent helicase WRN-like encodes MALPSEDRSCHVRSSISDDAMTIAIDQSCPQFDTASVKPLQRFALSQLVRVGYSRAFAIDPIVLVVAPLLSLMKDQVAYLTECGVRASMIGASQATDKEIKAGKFEIVFGSPEILVGQKTWRLALQEGVFRDRVVAIVADEVHTVVQWGGLARPELVEEDEDEPFRVWCGLVGELRSLVCAPILALTATASKATQEIIVSCLGMSGRCYVITKSPERDNIFLAVQRVRSDVEATFDFLLRLVKSKQINCPRVLVYCQTQSVCSLLFTHFHYELGNKSYWPEGDTKAQNRVVEMYHACTPDSNKHIILQSLRDANGVCRVVFATNALGMGIDVKGLTTVIHYGPPADLEAYMQEIGRAGRDGSQSFAYLLYHGHQLRHTNREMKEYVSNTDQCRRAMLLAVFDAAPNRGNTSHTCCDICSVQCQCASPGQCPGLQSIQIGETSIATSSPVIVHHLQTEQRELLEFLLLEYKMKVETELGIEDQPLYTHPTLVTGLSDYVLHSVVENAGQLFTVQDIQALTPVFTVEHAQNILNILNEVWAQF; translated from the exons ATGGCGTTGCCTTCAGAAGATCGATCGTGTCACGTTCGTTCATCAATTTCCGACGACGCAATGACAATTGCTATTGACCAGTCTTGTCCCCAGTTTGACACTGCGTCTGTGAAGCCTCTGCAACGCTTTGCGCTGAGTCAACTTGTCCGAG TGGGCTATTCGAGGGCGTTTGCAATCGACCCTATTGTTCTCGTCGTGGCGCCGTTGCTGTCTTTGATGAAAGACCAGGTTGCTTACCTGACCGAGTGCGGTGTTCGTGCTTCTATGATAGGTGCCAGCCAAGCTACTGACAAGGAGATAAAGGCTGGAAAGTTTGAAATCGTATTTGGAAGCCCTGAAATTCTAGTTGGACAGAAAACATGGCGATTAGCGCTTCAGGAAGGCGTTTTCCGTGATCGTGTTGTAGCGATAGTTGCAGACGAAGTTCATACGGTTGTTCAGTG GGGCGGCCTTGCTAGACCAGAGCTAGTAGAGGAGGATGAGGATGAACCGTTTCGTGTCTGGTGCGGTCTTGTTGGAGAGCTAAGGTCTCTGGTGTGCGCTCCAATTCTAGCCTTGACAGCAACAGCGTCCAAGGCAACACAAGAAATCATTGTGAGTTGTTTAGGAATGTCTGGCAGATGCTATGTGATTACTAAGAGCCCAGAGCGTGATAACATCTTCCTAGCTGTGCAGAGAGTACGTTCTGATGTTGAAGCTACCTTTGATTTTTTGCTGAGGCTGGTAAAGTCCAAGCAAATCAACTGTCCAAGGGTTCTTGTCTACTGCCAAACACAGAGTGTGTGCTCCTTACTGTTTACCCATTTCCACTATGAACTAGGTAACAAGTCTTACTGGCCAGAAGGTGATACAAAGGCACAAAATCGAGTTGTGGAAATGTACCACGCATGTACTCcagacagcaacaaacacatcatttTGCAGTCTCTGAGGGATGCCAATGGTGTTTGTAGAGTCGTATTTGCAACCAATGCCTTAGGGATGGGGATAGATGTGAAGGGTCTGACAACAGTCATTCACTATGGCCCTCCAGCTGACTTGGAAGCGTACATGCAAGAGATTGGCAGAGCTGGCAGGGATGGAAGCCAAAGTTTTGCTTATCTGCTATATCATGGACATCAGcttagacacacaaatagagaaaTGAAGGAGTATGTCAGCAACACTGATCAGTGCAGAAGAGCTATGCTCCTAGCAGTCTTTGATGCAGCCCCCAACAGAGGAAACACCAGCCATACCTGCTGTGACATATGCTCTGTACAGTGTCAGTGTGCAAGCCCAGGTCAGTGCCCTGGTTTGCAAAGTATTCAGATTGGTGAAACATCGATTGCAACCTCTTCTCCTGTGATAGTCCATCACTTGCAGACTGAACAAAGAGAACTTCTGGAGTTTCTTCTTCTGGAGTACAAGATGAAGGTGGAGACAGAGCTTGGAATTGAAGATCAGCCTTTGTATACTCACCCAACATTGGTAACAGGTCTTTCTGATTATGTACTGCATTCAGTCGTAGAGAACGCTGGGCAGTTGTTTACCGTACAAGACATTCAAGCTCTAACTCCAGTCTTTACTGTTGAGCATGCACAGAACATTCTAAACATACTTAATGAGGTATGGGCTCAGTTTTAa
- the LOC134189304 gene encoding uncharacterized protein LOC134189304 produces MDIKKEIRDLDEKGLKLVKEGRYLEAIRIYEEARQMAEQYLEVTDEVRLAVLGNLGETYIANGEYMKAQAILENLLSVMRKLPETHNLLLAATLYSLGQCYLLQSKYVDATSLLEECLLIRQKHLPANDVKVAKSKCCV; encoded by the exons ATGGATATCAAGAAAGAGATCAGAG ATCTTGATGAGAAAGGATTGAAGCTTGTAAAAGAAGGACGTTATCTTGAAGCAATTAGAATTTATGAAGAAGCCAGGCAGATGGCAGAACAATATTTGGAAGTAACAGATGAAGTGAGACTGGCAG TTCTTGGTAATCTGGGGGAGACATACATTGCTAATGGAGAATATATGAAAGCACAAGCAATTCTAGAAAATCTTTTATCAGTTATGAGAAAACTTCCTGAGACACATAATCTCTTACTAGCTGCCA CCTTGTATTCTCTGGGGCAATGTTACTTACTTCAATCCAAGTATGTTGATGCCACATCATTACTGGAGGAGTGCTTGTTAATACGACAGAAACACCTTCCAGCTAATGATGTGAAGGTGGCCAAGAgtaagtgttgtgtgtga